One region of Oncorhynchus tshawytscha isolate Ot180627B unplaced genomic scaffold, Otsh_v2.0 Un_contig_10316_pilon_pilon, whole genome shotgun sequence genomic DNA includes:
- the LOC112239310 gene encoding beta-2-microglobulin, giving the protein MKSILSIVVLGLIYSAVEAKESHPKVQVYSRNPGEHGKDNTLICHVSGFHPPDISIQLLKNGMEIPDAKQTDLAFEQGWQFHLTKSVGFTPASGEEYTCRVRHLKNLKTYTWEADM; this is encoded by the exons ATGAAGTCTATTCTGTCAATCGTTGTACTTGGGCTCATTTACAGCGCTGTGGAGGCCAAAGAAT CTCACCCCAAGGTGCAGGTGTACAGCCGTAACCCAGGGGAACATGGGAAGGACAACACCCTGATCTGTCACGTGAGTGGCTTCCACCCCCCTGACATCAGCATCCAGCTCCTGAAGAACGGCATGGAGATCCCCGACGCCAAGCAGACAGACCTGGCCTTCGAACAGGGATGGCAGTTCCACCTCACCAAGAGTGTTGGATTCACACCAGCCAGCGGAGAGGAGTACACCTGCAGAGTCCGCCACCTGAAGAATCTGAAGACCTACACCTGGG AGGCAGATATGTAA